In a single window of the Pseudomonas sp. B21-015 genome:
- the mscK gene encoding mechanosensitive channel MscK codes for MSTLRTFFIMALLGLSLSINTLQAAEPPSSEAVQASLNKIADRKLPEADQKTLQTILQSTLTQLNNLRDYDQKLIDLKQQLANAPKQNIENQRELTRLKATKVVPVGQRYTKETIQQLEQLLTERATQQSDLQKALAEANSLIITAQTRPERAQAEISASQTRIQQINNTLKLGKDSGKTLTPEQRDQLNAELAALNALIPLRRQELAGNSLLQDLGNSQHDLLSEKSDRLDQEIQDLQTLINQKRLAQSQETVTQQSIEAQKAGGSSLLATESAANLKLSDYLLKSTDRLNEVTQQNLQTKQQLDSVTQSDSALDEQINVLKGSLLLSKILYKQKQALPRLRLDRDLADQIADIRLYQFEVSQQRELLSNPITYVDNLLATQPPEQVTPQLRKSLLELATTRADLLERLNRELSAVLNESITLQLNQKQLLSTAQSLRATLDEQMFWIPSNKPLDFEWMHGVPDRLQRQVTTLPWASSLSELTDGLTQRPLLFLPLALLIGALLWRRKNLYARLNKVHQDIGHFKRDSQWHTPQAILINILLAMPVSLGLALCGLALQIDARGQNTNMGAALLQMAQAWLVFYTAYRILAPGGVAELHFRWEKPQVEFLQGWIRRLGLVVMALVTVVAVAELQPAALADDVLGMPVVLTCYALMAWLLSRLLISSPTHENASLFRKAVGVLFTVLPIALFVAVCFGYYYTALKLSDRLINTLYLLMFWLVIEATFVRGLSVAARRLAYQRALAKRQAAKEAGDGEAVIEEPTLDIEKVNEQSLRLIRLALLGGFIAALYWVWSDLISVFSYLDNITLYEYTSGTGANMSMVPISIGDMLGALIIIGITFALARNLPGLLEVFVLSKLNLAQGSSYATTTLLSYVIAGVGFVSTLSTLGVSWDKLQWLVAALSVGLGFGMQEIFANFISGIMILFERPVRIGDTITIGNLSGTVSKIRIRATTITDFDRKDIIVPNKTFITGQLINWSLTDTITRVTLKLGVDYGSDLDLVKELLLKAARDNPRVLKDPEPHVYFLNFGESTLDHELRMHVRDLGDRNPVLDEVNRFINREFKKQKINISFRQMEVYLKNLHGQEYKMVPVEPETKTIVPLPDGNPRREPPPVELD; via the coding sequence ATGTCAACTCTGCGCACCTTTTTCATCATGGCCCTGCTGGGCTTGAGCCTTTCCATCAACACGCTGCAAGCCGCCGAACCGCCGTCCAGCGAAGCCGTGCAGGCGAGCCTGAACAAGATCGCCGACCGCAAACTGCCGGAAGCCGACCAGAAAACCCTGCAAACCATCCTGCAGAGCACGCTCACCCAGCTCAACAACCTGCGCGATTACGATCAGAAGCTGATCGATCTCAAGCAGCAGTTGGCCAACGCTCCGAAGCAGAACATCGAGAACCAGCGCGAACTGACCCGCCTCAAGGCCACCAAAGTGGTGCCGGTGGGGCAACGCTATACCAAAGAGACGATTCAGCAGCTCGAACAACTGTTGACCGAACGCGCCACCCAGCAAAGCGATCTGCAGAAAGCCCTGGCCGAAGCGAACAGCCTGATCATCACCGCCCAGACCCGCCCCGAGCGCGCCCAGGCCGAGATCTCTGCCAGTCAGACGCGTATCCAGCAGATCAATAACACCCTCAAGCTCGGCAAGGACAGCGGCAAGACCTTGACCCCTGAGCAGCGCGATCAGCTCAATGCTGAACTCGCGGCACTGAACGCCTTGATCCCGTTGCGTCGCCAGGAACTGGCCGGCAACAGCCTGTTGCAGGACCTGGGCAACAGCCAGCACGACTTGCTGTCGGAAAAATCCGATCGCCTGGATCAGGAGATCCAGGACCTGCAAACCCTGATCAACCAGAAACGCCTGGCCCAGTCGCAAGAGACAGTGACCCAACAGTCCATCGAAGCGCAGAAGGCCGGCGGCAGCAGCCTGCTGGCCACCGAAAGCGCGGCCAACCTGAAGCTCTCGGACTACCTGCTCAAAAGCACCGACCGCCTCAATGAAGTCACCCAACAGAACCTGCAGACCAAGCAGCAACTGGACAGCGTGACCCAGAGCGATTCGGCACTGGACGAACAGATCAACGTACTCAAGGGCAGCCTGCTGCTCTCCAAGATTCTCTACAAACAGAAACAGGCTCTGCCGCGTCTCAGGCTCGACCGCGACCTGGCCGACCAGATTGCCGACATTCGCCTGTATCAGTTCGAAGTCAGTCAGCAACGGGAACTGCTCAGCAACCCGATCACCTATGTCGACAACCTGCTGGCAACTCAACCACCCGAGCAAGTCACCCCGCAACTGCGCAAGAGCCTGCTGGAACTGGCCACCACCCGCGCGGACCTGTTGGAGCGTTTGAATCGCGAACTGAGCGCGGTGCTCAACGAATCCATCACCCTGCAACTCAACCAGAAGCAACTGCTCAGCACCGCACAAAGTCTGCGGGCGACCCTCGACGAGCAAATGTTCTGGATTCCCAGCAACAAGCCGCTGGATTTTGAGTGGATGCACGGCGTGCCGGATCGCCTGCAACGCCAGGTTACCACCTTGCCGTGGGCCTCAAGCCTGAGCGAACTGACCGATGGCCTGACGCAGCGGCCGCTGCTGTTCCTGCCACTGGCCTTGCTGATCGGGGCTCTGCTATGGCGCCGCAAGAATCTCTATGCCCGCCTGAACAAAGTTCACCAGGACATCGGCCATTTCAAGCGCGACAGCCAGTGGCACACACCGCAAGCGATTCTGATCAATATCCTGCTGGCGATGCCGGTCTCTCTGGGTCTGGCCTTGTGCGGCCTGGCTTTGCAGATCGACGCCCGAGGGCAGAACACGAACATGGGTGCGGCGCTGCTGCAAATGGCCCAGGCCTGGCTGGTGTTCTACACCGCCTACCGCATCCTCGCGCCGGGCGGCGTGGCCGAACTGCATTTCCGCTGGGAAAAACCTCAGGTCGAGTTCCTTCAGGGCTGGATTCGCCGACTCGGGCTGGTGGTGATGGCCCTGGTGACCGTGGTGGCCGTTGCTGAACTGCAACCGGCGGCGCTGGCCGATGACGTGCTCGGCATGCCGGTGGTGCTGACTTGCTACGCCTTGATGGCCTGGCTGCTCAGCCGTCTGCTGATCAGCAGCCCGACCCACGAAAACGCCTCGCTGTTCCGCAAGGCCGTGGGAGTGCTGTTCACCGTCCTGCCGATCGCATTGTTCGTCGCCGTGTGCTTTGGCTACTACTACACCGCGCTGAAACTCAGTGACCGATTGATCAACACGCTGTACTTGCTGATGTTCTGGCTGGTGATCGAAGCGACCTTCGTGCGCGGCCTCAGCGTTGCGGCACGGCGCCTGGCCTATCAGCGCGCCCTGGCCAAACGCCAGGCAGCGAAAGAGGCCGGCGACGGCGAAGCGGTGATCGAAGAACCGACCCTGGACATCGAGAAGGTCAACGAGCAATCCCTGCGACTGATCCGTCTGGCCCTGCTCGGCGGTTTCATCGCTGCGCTGTATTGGGTCTGGTCGGACCTGATTTCGGTGTTCTCGTACCTGGACAACATCACCCTCTACGAATACACCAGCGGCACCGGCGCCAACATGAGCATGGTGCCGATCAGCATCGGCGACATGCTCGGCGCGCTGATCATCATCGGCATCACCTTTGCGCTGGCGCGCAACCTGCCAGGCCTGCTCGAAGTGTTTGTGCTGTCGAAGCTGAACCTGGCCCAGGGCAGCTCCTATGCCACGACCACGTTGCTGTCCTATGTGATCGCCGGCGTCGGTTTCGTCTCGACCCTGTCCACGCTCGGCGTTAGCTGGGACAAGTTGCAATGGCTGGTGGCGGCGCTGTCGGTCGGTCTCGGTTTCGGAATGCAGGAGATCTTCGCCAACTTCATCTCCGGGATCATGATCCTGTTCGAACGCCCGGTACGGATCGGCGACACCATCACCATCGGCAACCTGTCGGGCACGGTGAGCAAGATCCGCATCCGCGCGACGACCATCACCGACTTCGACCGCAAGGACATCATCGTCCCGAACAAAACGTTCATCACCGGGCAACTGATCAACTGGTCCCTGACCGACACCATCACCCGGGTGACCCTCAAACTCGGCGTCGATTACGGCTCGGACCTGGACCTGGTGAAAGAGCTGCTGCTCAAGGCTGCCCGGGATAACCCGCGCGTGCTGAAGGACCCGGAACCCCACGTGTACTTCCTGAACTTCGGCGAAAGCACCCTCGACCATGAGTTGCGCATGCATGTGCGCGATCTTGGCGACCGCAACCCGGTACTTGATGAGGTCAACCGCTTTATCAATCGCGAGTTCAAGAAGCAGAAGATCAACATCTCGTTCCGGCAAATGGAGGTCTATCTCAAGAACCTTCACGGCCAGGAGTACAAGATGGTGCCGGTCGAGCCGGAAACCAAAACCATCGTGCCGCTGCCCGATGGCAATCCGCGGCGGGAGCCGCCGCCTGTCGAACTCGACTAA